A section of the Acidobacterium capsulatum ATCC 51196 genome encodes:
- a CDS encoding sulfite oxidase heme-binding subunit YedZ yields the protein MPKKLIIFLKVLVHLACLLPIAWLVYAGFENNLGPDPTHTVTFFTGRSTLRLLAITLAISPVRKLIPKLGWLIRFRRLVGLYAFFYACLHLLTYVWLYAGFSLAAMEQDISQRRFIVAGLAAWLLMVPLALTSTNWSIRKLGGKNWNRLHKLTYAAAIAGLVHYWWGVKPGVTTPMFLTLLIGGLLLARPVVKAIREGKNGDRKPPVAVGAEKM from the coding sequence ATGCCGAAGAAGCTGATTATTTTTTTGAAGGTGCTGGTCCACCTGGCGTGCCTGCTGCCCATTGCATGGCTGGTGTATGCGGGCTTTGAGAACAACCTGGGCCCCGACCCGACGCACACAGTGACATTCTTTACCGGGCGCAGCACGCTGCGGCTGCTGGCGATTACCCTAGCGATTTCTCCGGTGCGGAAGCTGATTCCGAAGCTGGGCTGGCTGATCCGCTTCCGGCGGCTGGTGGGGCTGTATGCGTTCTTTTACGCATGCCTGCACCTGCTGACGTATGTGTGGCTGTATGCGGGCTTTAGCCTGGCGGCGATGGAGCAGGACATCAGCCAGCGGCGATTCATTGTGGCCGGGCTGGCGGCGTGGCTGCTGATGGTTCCGTTGGCGCTGACGTCGACGAACTGGTCGATTCGCAAGCTGGGCGGCAAGAACTGGAACCGCCTGCACAAGCTGACGTATGCGGCGGCGATTGCCGGGCTGGTGCATTACTGGTGGGGCGTGAAGCCTGGCGTGACGACGCCGATGTTTTTGACGCTGCTGATTGGCGGGCTGCTGCTGGCGCGTCCGGTGGTGAAGGCGATTCGGGAGGGGAAAAACGGGGATCGCAAGCCGCCGGTGGCGGTGGGCGCGGAGAAGATGTAG
- the msrP gene encoding protein-methionine-sulfoxide reductase catalytic subunit MsrP gives MPSKKYELPESEITPKSVFLNRRKFMMGAAVAGVGLAAAAGVDRLVSPGTRVLAGTKLPATPNPNYGKGLKPTSYQDVTHYNNFYEFGTSKSDPSENAWRLKTEPWTVEVEGLVHKKKTFDIDQLMKLRPLEDRVYRFRCVEAWSMVIPWVGYSLSELIKACDPLSTARYVQFISVDRPNQEPGIMSVNIPWPYSEGLRMDEAMHPLTLLTLGLYGEALPNQSGAPVRVIVPWKYGFKSAKSIVKIRFVKNQPPTTWNLIAPNEYGFYSNVNPNVDHTPWSQARERVIGAPIWKQLQPTQMFNGYADEVAGLYKGMNLNTYY, from the coding sequence ATGCCTTCAAAGAAGTATGAATTGCCGGAATCGGAGATTACGCCGAAGTCCGTTTTTCTGAACCGCCGCAAGTTCATGATGGGCGCAGCCGTTGCGGGCGTGGGTCTGGCCGCCGCAGCCGGAGTGGATCGCCTGGTGAGCCCCGGGACCAGGGTGCTGGCGGGGACGAAGCTGCCGGCGACGCCGAACCCGAATTATGGCAAGGGGCTGAAGCCGACCTCATACCAGGACGTGACGCACTACAACAACTTCTATGAGTTTGGGACGAGCAAGAGCGACCCCTCAGAGAACGCGTGGCGGCTCAAGACCGAGCCGTGGACGGTTGAGGTGGAAGGGCTGGTTCATAAGAAGAAGACCTTTGACATTGACCAGTTGATGAAGCTGCGTCCGCTGGAGGACCGGGTGTACCGCTTCCGGTGCGTGGAGGCGTGGAGCATGGTGATTCCGTGGGTGGGGTATTCGCTCTCGGAGCTGATCAAGGCGTGCGACCCGCTCTCGACGGCGAGGTATGTGCAGTTCATCTCAGTGGACCGGCCGAACCAGGAGCCGGGGATTATGAGCGTAAATATTCCGTGGCCTTATTCGGAGGGGCTGCGGATGGATGAGGCGATGCATCCGCTGACGCTGCTGACGCTGGGGCTGTATGGCGAGGCGCTGCCGAATCAGAGCGGCGCGCCGGTGCGCGTGATTGTGCCGTGGAAGTATGGCTTCAAGTCGGCGAAGTCGATTGTGAAGATTCGCTTTGTGAAGAACCAGCCGCCGACGACCTGGAACCTGATCGCTCCGAACGAGTATGGGTTTTACTCGAATGTGAATCCGAACGTGGACCACACGCCGTGGAGCCAGGCGCGGGAGCGGGTGATTGGCGCGCCGATCTGGAAGCAACTGCAGCCGACGCAGATGTTCAACGGCTATGCCGATGAGGTGGCGGGGCTGTATAAAGGCATGAATCTGAACACCTACTACTGA
- a CDS encoding beta-ketoacyl-ACP synthase III translates to MPLSLQVRPSASRRAKISSLGTYVPPRVLTNADLEKMVDTTDEWITTRVGIRERHILEKGKGTSDMAVEAARICLEKRGLAATDVEVIIVATVTPDMLFPATACLVQDKLGAKGAWGFDLSAACSGFVYALQMGCKLVESGAHSRVLVIGADTMSSILDYTDRTTCVLFGDGAGAVLIEPAEEGETGMIDFVHEIDGSGGCSLYMPAGGSLNPPTHETIDKRMHYVHQDGQAVYKFAVRKMTEATTRVLERNGITGADLGCFIPHQANRRIIDASAERLGLPAEKVVINIDRYGNTTAATIPLAMGTALEEGRLKKNDLILIASVGAGFTVGAALLRWEF, encoded by the coding sequence GTGCCCTTGAGTCTGCAAGTTCGCCCATCTGCCTCGCGCCGCGCCAAAATCAGCTCGCTCGGAACCTACGTCCCGCCCCGCGTGCTGACCAATGCCGATCTGGAAAAGATGGTCGACACCACCGACGAATGGATCACCACCCGCGTTGGCATCCGCGAGCGCCACATTCTCGAAAAAGGCAAGGGCACCAGTGACATGGCCGTCGAGGCCGCCCGCATCTGCCTCGAAAAGCGCGGCCTCGCCGCTACCGATGTGGAAGTCATCATCGTCGCCACCGTCACGCCAGACATGCTCTTCCCCGCCACGGCCTGCCTCGTGCAAGACAAGCTCGGTGCCAAAGGCGCCTGGGGCTTTGACCTCTCGGCCGCCTGCTCCGGCTTCGTCTATGCCCTGCAAATGGGCTGCAAGCTGGTCGAGTCCGGCGCACACTCCCGCGTGCTCGTCATCGGCGCTGACACCATGTCTTCCATCCTCGACTACACCGACCGCACCACCTGCGTGCTCTTCGGTGACGGAGCCGGCGCGGTCCTCATCGAACCCGCCGAAGAGGGCGAGACCGGCATGATCGACTTCGTGCATGAAATTGACGGCTCCGGCGGATGCTCCCTCTACATGCCGGCCGGCGGCAGCCTCAACCCGCCCACCCATGAAACCATCGACAAGCGCATGCACTACGTCCATCAGGACGGCCAGGCCGTCTACAAGTTCGCCGTGCGCAAGATGACCGAGGCCACCACCCGCGTGCTTGAGCGCAACGGCATCACCGGCGCGGACCTCGGCTGCTTCATCCCCCACCAGGCCAACCGCCGCATCATCGACGCCAGCGCCGAACGCCTCGGCCTGCCCGCGGAAAAGGTCGTCATCAACATCGACCGCTACGGCAACACCACCGCCGCCACCATTCCGCTGGCCATGGGCACGGCCCTTGAAGAAGGGCGCCTCAAAAAGAACGATCTGATCCTCATCGCCAGCGTCGGCGCCGGCTTCACCGTAGGCGCAGCCCTCCTCCGCTGGGAGTTCTAA
- a CDS encoding hydrogenase small subunit encodes MDLPVHSADQGSVYEACQRRGISRRRFLQFCSAITATLALPSGYAKVVAAALTEKRKPTVVWLEYQDCAGCTESMLRSAHPTIEDIVLEAINLEYHETIMAGAGAAAESVLQKVVKNEKGKYLVIVEGAIPTADGGVYCTIGGRTALDLAREVCGNAAGVIAVGACAWDGGLVRSHPDPTGALGVQEALPELNVINLAGCPHNVANTTAVLVHYLTFGEMPALDQYNRPLFAYGQIVHDQCQRRAHYDAGRFVEAWGDEGHRQGWCLYKMGCKGPEATFNCPVVQWNSGTSWPVRAGHGCIACASPRFWDTASPFYERLPHPPGFGVDVTAGDIGWSIVGGVAALSAAHGVGRVVRDHLHPHKEETPPYEVRGCQEEDKQ; translated from the coding sequence ATGGACCTGCCCGTTCACAGCGCAGACCAGGGTTCGGTATATGAAGCCTGCCAGCGGCGCGGTATCTCGCGCAGACGCTTTCTGCAGTTCTGCTCAGCAATTACAGCAACCCTGGCACTGCCATCTGGCTACGCCAAGGTGGTTGCAGCCGCTCTTACGGAAAAGCGCAAGCCAACGGTTGTATGGCTTGAATATCAGGATTGCGCGGGCTGTACGGAGTCCATGCTGCGGTCGGCCCATCCGACGATTGAGGACATCGTTCTGGAAGCGATCAACCTGGAGTACCACGAGACGATCATGGCCGGCGCCGGAGCGGCGGCGGAGTCGGTGCTGCAGAAGGTCGTCAAGAATGAAAAAGGCAAGTACCTGGTGATTGTGGAGGGTGCGATTCCGACGGCGGATGGCGGCGTGTACTGCACGATTGGCGGGCGGACGGCGCTGGATCTGGCGCGCGAGGTATGCGGGAACGCGGCCGGCGTGATTGCAGTGGGCGCATGTGCGTGGGACGGCGGGCTGGTGCGTTCGCATCCGGACCCGACGGGTGCGCTGGGCGTGCAGGAGGCGCTGCCGGAGCTGAACGTAATCAACCTGGCAGGCTGCCCGCACAACGTAGCGAACACGACGGCCGTGCTGGTGCATTACCTGACGTTTGGGGAGATGCCGGCGCTGGATCAATACAACCGGCCACTGTTTGCCTATGGACAGATAGTGCATGACCAATGCCAGCGGCGTGCGCATTACGACGCGGGCCGGTTTGTAGAGGCGTGGGGCGATGAAGGGCATCGGCAGGGTTGGTGCCTGTACAAGATGGGCTGCAAGGGGCCGGAGGCGACATTCAACTGCCCGGTGGTGCAGTGGAACAGCGGAACGAGCTGGCCGGTGCGGGCCGGGCATGGGTGCATTGCGTGCGCTTCGCCGCGGTTCTGGGATACCGCATCGCCGTTCTATGAGCGGCTGCCGCATCCGCCAGGATTTGGCGTGGATGTGACAGCGGGCGACATTGGCTGGTCGATTGTGGGCGGGGTGGCAGCGCTGAGCGCCGCGCACGGAGTTGGCCGCGTGGTGCGCGATCATCTGCATCCGCACAAGGAAGAAACTCCGCCGTATGAGGTGAGGGGCTGCCAAGAGGAGGACAAGCAGTAA
- the hypB gene encoding hydrogenase nickel incorporation protein HypB, which translates to MNVVPQQKLVLSENQRIANELRSRFEAQRTYCLNIVSSPGSGKTTLLEKTLERFDRDARIAVLTGDLQTENDAKRLARYGFPVQQITTGGVCHLDAGMILRALDAWQHDELDLLLIENVGNLVCPASYDLGEDARIVLLSVTEGEDKPLKYPSIFAKSHLMILTKSDLLPYVSFDVESAQRNAKIVHPDIEMLTVSSTTADGLDGWIGWLATRREEFRRRQIPAEA; encoded by the coding sequence ATGAATGTAGTGCCGCAGCAGAAGCTTGTGCTTAGTGAGAACCAGAGGATCGCTAATGAACTTCGTAGCCGGTTTGAGGCGCAGAGGACTTATTGCCTGAACATTGTGAGTTCGCCTGGGTCTGGTAAGACAACTTTGCTGGAGAAGACTCTGGAGCGATTTGACCGGGATGCCCGGATAGCTGTGCTTACCGGAGATCTGCAAACTGAAAACGATGCGAAGCGGCTGGCGCGTTATGGGTTCCCGGTGCAACAGATCACGACTGGAGGCGTATGCCATCTTGATGCGGGAATGATTCTCCGGGCGCTCGATGCCTGGCAGCATGATGAATTAGATCTGCTGCTGATTGAAAACGTGGGCAATCTGGTTTGTCCTGCAAGCTATGATCTGGGTGAAGACGCTCGCATCGTCCTGCTGAGCGTAACCGAGGGAGAGGATAAGCCATTGAAGTATCCCTCGATTTTTGCCAAATCGCATTTGATGATTCTTACTAAGTCTGACCTGCTGCCGTACGTCTCCTTTGATGTTGAGTCCGCGCAACGCAATGCAAAGATCGTTCACCCTGATATTGAAATGCTGACGGTTTCAAGTACTACAGCAGATGGGCTCGATGGATGGATTGGTTGGCTGGCGACTCGGCGCGAAGAATTTCGCCGCCGGCAAATACCGGCAGAGGCGTAA
- a CDS encoding hydrogenase maturation protease — MEARKRICVLGLGNLMRTDDAVGMMAVSALAEDPGSMDEVFCVEGSTLGLDLMHALHGVTHLLALDAVDVGTAPGEMVRFEKDELGDIPSGKSVHLLGFADLIGVLRLMGDEPEEIVLLGIQPKLIGWGTELTDEVHKTLPVLIEESRKQVENWLAVKQVPADERADVMV; from the coding sequence ATGGAAGCGCGTAAACGGATTTGCGTTCTGGGGCTGGGGAACCTGATGCGCACGGACGATGCGGTGGGCATGATGGCTGTGAGTGCGCTGGCGGAAGATCCTGGATCGATGGATGAAGTTTTCTGCGTTGAGGGAAGCACTCTGGGGCTTGATCTCATGCATGCCCTGCATGGGGTTACTCACCTGCTGGCACTGGATGCCGTGGATGTGGGAACAGCGCCGGGAGAGATGGTTCGATTCGAGAAAGATGAGCTGGGAGATATTCCGTCTGGTAAGAGCGTGCATCTGCTCGGATTCGCGGATTTGATTGGGGTGCTCAGACTGATGGGAGATGAGCCCGAAGAGATTGTGCTTTTGGGGATACAGCCTAAGTTGATCGGGTGGGGTACAGAGTTGACGGATGAAGTTCATAAGACTCTGCCCGTGCTCATAGAGGAATCTAGAAAACAGGTCGAAAACTGGCTGGCTGTGAAACAAGTGCCTGCGGACGAGCGCGCGGATGTGATGGTTTGA
- a CDS encoding HypC/HybG/HupF family hydrogenase formation chaperone, translated as MCLAIPGKVIEIRSQSGMRMARVAFGGVTRDACLEYVPETRIGDYVLVHVGFAISRVDEDEARRTYEALAELGQLDELDIPELREDGQ; from the coding sequence ATGTGTCTTGCTATCCCAGGAAAAGTTATTGAGATCCGCAGCCAGAGCGGCATGCGGATGGCGCGTGTCGCCTTTGGCGGGGTAACCCGCGATGCCTGCCTTGAATACGTTCCCGAAACACGCATCGGCGACTATGTACTGGTGCACGTCGGGTTTGCCATTAGCCGTGTGGATGAGGACGAAGCCCGTCGAACCTATGAGGCACTCGCTGAACTTGGTCAACTCGACGAACTCGACATTCCCGAACTCCGTGAGGATGGACAATGA
- a CDS encoding hydrogenase maturation nickel metallochaperone HypA, translated as MHEVGIANAILEAAQTEVARLAGTRLTRVGVRIGVLSGVDIDALEFALAALRKGTELEKIDVELQKCPRRNRCAKCGCEFETDLYSEPCPSCANEQVQLIGGEELELAFVEVDEA; from the coding sequence ATGCATGAAGTGGGAATTGCCAATGCAATACTTGAAGCCGCACAAACCGAGGTCGCCCGTCTTGCAGGGACACGATTGACTCGAGTTGGAGTGAGGATCGGCGTACTTTCAGGCGTGGATATTGATGCTTTGGAATTTGCCCTGGCAGCGTTGCGCAAGGGTACCGAGCTGGAAAAAATTGATGTCGAGCTGCAGAAGTGTCCTCGGCGGAATCGCTGTGCCAAGTGTGGTTGCGAATTTGAAACAGATTTATACAGTGAGCCTTGTCCCAGTTGTGCCAATGAGCAGGTGCAGTTGATTGGCGGAGAAGAATTGGAGCTTGCTTTTGTAGAGGTGGATGAAGCATGA
- a CDS encoding nickel-dependent hydrogenase large subunit, with translation MARIVVDPVTRIEGHLRIEAEMKGNAVGDAWSSGTMFRGIELILRGRDPREAWIWAQRICGVCTTVHALASVRAVEDALGVEIPDNARLVRNIIAGAQNVQDHIIHFYHLHALDWVDVTLALKADPAKTSQIAQSISEWPKSSTTYFKAVQDRVKTLVGSGQLSLFASGYWGHPAYRLPPEVNLLAVAHYIEALDLQREFIRIHAVLGGKNPHPQTFLVGGMATAMDGNEPDAVINPERITLLNQLVAQGKTFVDQVYLPDVMAIAGYYKDWFGYGEGLGNFMSYGDFTSRYQNDPAQFLVPRGIVLGRDLSTVHKVEPEKITESVAHSWYHYSGGDETVRNPYEGETNPAYTGPKPPYEYLNVDEKYSWLKAPRYDGKAVEVGPLARVLVAYAAGHQGTRKVVDATLQHFNAPPAVLFSTLGRIAARALEAQLLVNQLPGWVAQLDDNMAHGNVAIHNGEKWDPDSWPKSCRGFGFHEAPRGSLGHWIEIENKQIVNYQAVVPSTWNAGPRDASGQRGAYEAALAGTPIADPERPLEILRTVHSFDPCLACAVHVVGAQGRATTSPLGCAIPALQEV, from the coding sequence ATGGCACGCATTGTGGTGGATCCGGTTACGCGCATTGAAGGGCACCTGCGCATTGAGGCAGAGATGAAGGGCAACGCGGTGGGCGACGCGTGGAGCTCGGGCACGATGTTTCGCGGCATTGAGCTGATTCTTCGGGGGCGCGATCCGCGCGAGGCGTGGATATGGGCGCAGAGAATTTGCGGCGTGTGCACGACGGTCCATGCGCTGGCCTCGGTTCGCGCCGTGGAGGATGCACTGGGAGTAGAGATTCCAGATAATGCGAGGTTGGTGCGCAACATTATTGCCGGCGCGCAGAATGTGCAGGATCACATCATCCACTTCTATCACCTGCATGCTCTGGATTGGGTGGATGTAACGCTGGCGCTGAAGGCCGATCCAGCGAAGACCTCGCAGATTGCGCAGTCGATCTCAGAGTGGCCAAAGTCGAGCACCACCTATTTCAAAGCGGTGCAGGACCGCGTGAAGACGCTGGTAGGCAGCGGGCAACTGAGCCTGTTTGCGAGCGGGTACTGGGGGCATCCGGCGTACCGGCTGCCACCGGAGGTGAATCTGCTGGCGGTGGCGCATTACATTGAGGCGCTGGACTTGCAGCGGGAGTTCATTCGGATTCATGCGGTGCTGGGCGGGAAGAATCCGCACCCGCAGACCTTCCTGGTGGGCGGGATGGCGACGGCTATGGATGGGAACGAGCCGGATGCGGTGATCAATCCGGAGCGGATTACGCTGCTGAATCAATTGGTGGCGCAGGGCAAGACGTTTGTGGATCAGGTATATCTGCCGGACGTGATGGCGATTGCCGGGTACTACAAGGACTGGTTCGGGTATGGCGAAGGGCTGGGGAATTTTATGTCGTACGGCGACTTTACTTCGCGATACCAGAATGATCCGGCGCAGTTCCTGGTGCCGCGGGGGATTGTGCTGGGCCGGGATTTGAGCACGGTGCACAAGGTAGAGCCGGAGAAGATTACAGAGTCTGTGGCGCATTCGTGGTACCACTACAGCGGCGGCGACGAGACGGTGCGGAATCCGTACGAGGGCGAGACGAATCCGGCTTATACGGGACCGAAGCCTCCGTATGAGTATTTGAATGTGGACGAGAAGTACTCGTGGCTGAAGGCACCGCGGTACGACGGCAAAGCGGTGGAGGTTGGTCCGCTGGCGCGGGTGCTGGTGGCATATGCGGCAGGCCACCAGGGAACGCGGAAGGTGGTGGACGCGACGCTGCAGCACTTCAATGCTCCGCCTGCAGTGCTTTTCTCAACGCTGGGGCGGATTGCGGCGCGGGCGCTGGAGGCGCAGCTGCTGGTGAATCAATTGCCAGGATGGGTTGCGCAACTGGATGACAACATGGCGCACGGCAATGTGGCGATTCACAACGGGGAGAAATGGGATCCGGATTCGTGGCCGAAATCATGCCGGGGATTTGGTTTTCATGAGGCTCCGCGCGGGTCTCTTGGGCATTGGATCGAGATCGAAAACAAGCAGATTGTGAATTATCAGGCTGTTGTGCCATCCACATGGAATGCCGGTCCACGAGACGCCAGTGGGCAGCGAGGTGCATATGAAGCTGCTCTGGCGGGGACACCGATCGCGGATCCGGAGCGGCCGCTGGAGATTTTGCGGACGGTGCACTCGTTCGATCCGTGCCTGGCATGCGCGGTACACGTGGTGGGCGCGCAAGGACGCGCGACAACGTCGCCGCTTGGATGCGCGATTCCAGCACTGCAGGAGGTGTGA
- the hypE gene encoding hydrogenase expression/formation protein HypE — protein MSTTKASQSTTATASDENPSVTGAFGSCPLPIFDHPNIVMGHGSGGKLSAELIDKIFVQRFRNPILDRMDDQAVLEIGGMRLAFTTDSFVVTPLFFPGGDIGHLAVNGTVNDLAMCGARPLYLSAAFILEEGLPTQDLARVVESMRDAANAANIQLVTGDTKVVNRGKGDKVFITTTGIGIVDRPTEMSADRAQPGDKVILSGFIGDHGITILSQREHLEFESDLKSDCAPLHSLVEAMLNEAEANGNIKGIRCMRDPTRGGVATVLNEIARKSHVGMRLHESSIPVRESVRGACEVLGLDPLYVANEGKLLAVVAPQIADQLIVRMRKHPLGTESQIIGEITGQPRDMVLMKTSIGGTRVVDVLFGEQMPRIC, from the coding sequence ATGAGCACCACCAAAGCCAGTCAATCTACAACCGCCACAGCCTCCGATGAAAACCCCTCCGTTACCGGAGCCTTCGGCTCGTGCCCGCTGCCCATATTCGATCATCCGAATATCGTCATGGGCCACGGCAGCGGCGGTAAGCTCTCTGCTGAACTGATTGACAAAATTTTCGTTCAACGCTTCCGTAATCCCATTCTCGACCGTATGGACGATCAAGCTGTTCTTGAAATCGGTGGGATGCGCCTCGCTTTCACAACCGATTCTTTCGTCGTCACTCCGCTCTTCTTCCCAGGTGGAGACATTGGCCATCTCGCCGTCAACGGCACTGTAAATGACCTCGCCATGTGCGGCGCCCGGCCGCTCTATCTCTCCGCGGCGTTCATCCTCGAAGAAGGTCTCCCAACTCAAGACCTCGCCAGAGTCGTAGAATCCATGCGCGACGCTGCTAATGCGGCAAACATCCAACTTGTCACCGGCGACACCAAAGTTGTGAATCGCGGCAAGGGAGACAAGGTTTTCATCACCACCACAGGCATCGGAATCGTCGACCGCCCCACAGAAATGTCCGCCGACCGCGCCCAGCCCGGCGACAAAGTCATCCTCAGCGGTTTCATCGGCGACCACGGCATCACCATACTCTCCCAGCGCGAACATCTTGAATTCGAAAGCGATCTCAAGAGCGACTGCGCCCCGCTTCATTCCCTCGTCGAAGCAATGCTGAATGAAGCTGAGGCGAACGGCAACATCAAAGGCATTCGCTGCATGCGTGACCCGACTCGCGGAGGTGTCGCAACCGTTCTGAACGAAATTGCCAGAAAATCACACGTCGGCATGCGGCTCCATGAGTCCTCTATCCCTGTCCGCGAATCCGTTCGAGGAGCCTGTGAAGTTCTAGGTCTGGACCCACTTTATGTAGCCAATGAAGGCAAGCTGCTCGCAGTCGTTGCACCGCAAATAGCGGACCAGCTTATAGTGCGCATGCGCAAGCATCCACTCGGAACAGAAAGTCAGATCATCGGTGAAATTACCGGGCAGCCCAGGGATATGGTGCTCATGAAGACATCCATTGGTGGAACGCGCGTAGTGGATGTGCTCTTCGGCGAACAGATGCCGCGCATTTGCTAG
- the hypD gene encoding hydrogenase formation protein HypD translates to MKFVDEYRNGDIAAKLVQKIRSVQTKPWVIMEVCGGQTHSIVKNGIDHLLPAGIELVHGPGCPVCVTPLEMIDRAHAIARRPDTIFCSFGDMLRVPGTHGDLFSIKSQGGDVRVVYSPLDCLKIAQANPDKQVVFFAIGFETTAPANAMLAWRAKQQGLDNISLLISQVLVPPAIESILGSPQNRVQAFLGPGHVCTVVGYAEYEPLSAHFRVPIVVTGFEPLDILEGVLMAVEQLETGRYAVENQYSRVLDRTGNRPAQALIAKIFEVSDRKWRGVGNIPQSGLRLRDEFRDLDAELRFQVSDISTMEPEQCIAGQILQGIKRPHDCPAFGTTCTPQHPLGATMVSAEGACAAYYAYGRHLKDTDIVTIGETSR, encoded by the coding sequence ATGAAGTTCGTCGATGAATATCGCAACGGAGATATTGCTGCAAAGCTTGTCCAGAAAATTCGCAGTGTACAAACGAAGCCGTGGGTCATCATGGAAGTCTGCGGAGGGCAAACCCACTCCATCGTCAAGAATGGCATTGACCACCTTCTGCCGGCAGGCATCGAACTCGTTCACGGTCCCGGCTGTCCCGTCTGTGTTACCCCGCTGGAAATGATCGACCGGGCCCACGCCATAGCCCGCCGTCCAGACACTATCTTTTGCTCTTTTGGAGACATGCTTCGCGTCCCAGGAACACATGGCGACCTTTTCAGCATCAAGTCGCAGGGCGGGGATGTCCGCGTCGTATACTCTCCGCTCGATTGCCTCAAAATTGCGCAGGCAAACCCAGACAAGCAAGTCGTTTTCTTCGCCATCGGCTTTGAAACCACCGCTCCCGCAAATGCCATGCTCGCCTGGCGTGCAAAGCAGCAAGGCCTGGACAACATCTCGCTGCTCATATCGCAGGTTCTGGTCCCTCCCGCCATTGAGTCCATCCTTGGCTCGCCGCAGAATCGAGTGCAGGCTTTTCTTGGTCCGGGTCACGTCTGCACCGTCGTCGGCTATGCCGAATATGAGCCGCTCAGCGCGCACTTCCGTGTGCCCATAGTGGTGACCGGCTTTGAACCGCTGGACATCCTTGAAGGCGTCCTCATGGCCGTCGAGCAACTTGAAACCGGCCGTTATGCCGTCGAAAATCAATATTCACGCGTTCTCGACCGTACCGGTAACCGTCCTGCTCAGGCCTTGATCGCAAAGATTTTCGAAGTCAGTGACCGCAAGTGGCGCGGTGTCGGCAACATTCCGCAAAGCGGCCTTCGCCTTCGCGATGAATTCCGCGACCTCGACGCCGAACTCCGCTTCCAGGTCAGCGATATCTCGACAATGGAGCCAGAGCAATGCATCGCCGGTCAGATTCTTCAGGGAATCAAGAGACCCCACGATTGCCCGGCGTTCGGCACTACCTGCACACCGCAGCATCCGCTCGGCGCAACCATGGTTTCCGCTGAAGGCGCGTGTGCCGCCTACTATGCATACGGCCGCCACCTGAAAGACACAGACATCGTCACAATCGGAGAAACATCGCGATGA
- the cybH gene encoding Ni/Fe-hydrogenase, b-type cytochrome subunit, translating to MATRVDAVPVETPKPPVDDLVRVYVWQWPVRIVHWTIFFCITALSITGMYMHFPYLEAHSPNAWTMGTMRFIHEVFGFVLLAALILRIYWFFAGNRYSRWLSYLPLTKQQHKRLESTISYYGLIRRMPMPEVGHNPLAAVFYLGVYFAIAVECVTGLTLYATVSHDHFASFLTGWLSHSVSIQYVRFTHYFIMFLLIGFFVHHLYSALINAFDLKNGIMGSIFSGWKFMQRSVVEEEMCAEREARKAKRERREQRRARRTNGSA from the coding sequence ATGGCGACGCGTGTGGATGCTGTGCCGGTCGAGACGCCGAAGCCGCCCGTGGATGATTTAGTGCGGGTGTATGTGTGGCAGTGGCCGGTGCGCATTGTGCATTGGACGATCTTCTTCTGCATTACCGCGCTGAGCATCACGGGGATGTACATGCACTTTCCGTACCTGGAGGCGCACAGCCCAAATGCGTGGACGATGGGCACGATGCGTTTTATTCACGAGGTGTTCGGATTTGTACTGCTGGCGGCGCTGATCCTGCGGATTTACTGGTTCTTTGCGGGGAACCGGTATTCGCGATGGTTGTCGTATCTTCCTCTGACGAAGCAGCAACATAAGAGGCTGGAGAGCACGATCAGCTACTACGGACTTATTAGAAGGATGCCGATGCCGGAGGTGGGCCACAATCCGCTGGCGGCGGTGTTTTACCTCGGGGTGTATTTTGCGATTGCAGTGGAGTGCGTGACGGGGCTGACGCTGTACGCCACGGTATCGCATGACCACTTTGCGAGCTTCCTGACGGGATGGTTGTCGCACAGCGTGAGTATCCAGTATGTGCGGTTTACGCACTACTTCATCATGTTTCTTCTGATCGGGTTCTTTGTGCACCACCTGTACAGCGCGCTGATCAACGCTTTTGACCTGAAGAATGGAATCATGGGAAGCATCTTCAGCGGATGGAAGTTTATGCAGCGGAGCGTGGTGGAAGAAGAAATGTGCGCAGAACGGGAAGCGCGTAAAGCCAAGCGCGAACGGCGCGAGCAGCGGAGGGCGCGAAGGACGAATGGAAGCGCGTAA